A single region of the Penaeus chinensis breed Huanghai No. 1 chromosome 41, ASM1920278v2, whole genome shotgun sequence genome encodes:
- the LOC125047729 gene encoding uncharacterized protein LOC125047729 produces MEDGYCGIIWERNTTIGDNSFTVSGNVPGTDPALIGTAAAGSTGAACTTDYVIIPGGVDNNQNSEDRFCGLGFPDSVTSTMKPFVLYVHTDADEATDVANRGFNLQYRQITDC; encoded by the exons ATGGAGGACGGATACTGTGGGATCATCTGGGAGAGGAACACGACCATCGGGGACAACAGCTTCACCGTCAGCGGGAACGTACCAGGAACCGACCCCGCGCTTATCG GCACGGCCGCGGCTGGCAGCACGGGCGCGGCGTGCACGACCGACTACGTGATCATCCCGGGCGGCGTCGACAACAACCAGAATTCGGAGGACAGGTTCTGCGGCCTCGGGTTCCCGGACTCCGTCACCT CTACCATGAAGCCCTTCGTCCTCTACGTTCACACTGACGCAGACGAAGCCACAGACGTCGCCAACCGAGGCTTCAACCTGCAGTACCGACAGATCACCGACTGCTAG
- the LOC125047557 gene encoding uncharacterized protein LOC125047557: MTATTRRWAWAAVFLALAGVVRAAPSDPLQQEDFEIVEESAAGERDEKFFVAILKISPDQCTTNDATRTLGTCLPATDCTSTSGVSSGSCAKGFGACCIAQRTCSQSTSYNNTYFVNPGYTGSDTGTGACMLTVNRVNNNICQVRLDFLDFELEQPDVDGNCNVDFLTVTGGTSTVPRVCGSNTGQHMYVDVDPNGGALKVTVDRSAASTVNRSWNIKVTQIACNSQYRGEEGNI, encoded by the exons ATGACGGCAACAACTCGTAGATGGGCGTGGGCGGCGGTGTTCCTGGCTCTCGCGGGCGTGGTCAGGGCCGCCCCCTCGGACCCCTTGCAGCAGGAGGACTTCGAGATCGTCGAGGAGTCGGCTGCAGGAGAGCGAGACGAGAAGT TCTTCGTGGCCATTCTGAAAATTTCCCCCGACCAATGCACGACAAACGACGCCACGCGAACCCTCGGCACCTGCCTCCCCGCCACCGACTGCACCAGCACCTCAGGAGTGTCGTCGGGGAGCTGCGCAAAGGGCTTCGGCGCCTGCTGCATCG CCCAACGTACCTGCTCCCAAAGCACGAGTTACAACAACACTTACTTCGTGAACCCCGGATACACCGGTTCAGATACAGGAACCGGCGCCTGTATGTTGACAGTCAATCGCGTAAACAACAACATCTGTCAAGTGCGCCTCGATTTCCTGGACTTCGAATTAGAACAGCCTGACGTCGATGGCAACTGCAACGTGGATTTCTTGACCGTGACTGGAGGAACTTCCACCGTGCCCAGGGTCTGCGGCTCCAACACGGGCCAGCATA TGTACGTCGACGTTGACCCCAACGGCGGTGCCCTTAAGGTCACTGTTGACAGGTCGGCCGCCTCGACTGTCAACCGATCCTGGAACATCAAGGTCACGCAGATCGCTTGCAACTCGCAGTATAGAGGTGAGGAGGGTAACATTTag